In one Nicotiana tomentosiformis chromosome 6, ASM39032v3, whole genome shotgun sequence genomic region, the following are encoded:
- the LOC104093225 gene encoding uncharacterized protein: protein MRWNGRKPTSTEIEKIVNKDFIDWFPQKIVNPDISNTVSDYLKFLADGLTPHARRFTSFNINGFKFRTSEREDGLKTQNSGVFCTSSTSCIASGADRNLRQADLPYYGKLEDIIELNYYGRFWVTLFKCKWDDTTRDRGFRIDACGFSSVNFSRLIHTSDHEEDGPYIEASQAQMYIMWTMR from the exons ATGCGTTGGAATGGTCGAAAGCCTACTAGTACGGAAATTGAGAAGATAGTTAATAAAGACTTCATTGATTGGTTTCCCCAAAAG ATTGTGAACCCAGACATTTCGAATACTGTATCAGATTACCTAAAGTTTTTAGCAGATGGTCTAACACCACATGCTAGAAGGTTTACATCATTTAATATCAACGGGTTCAAATTTCGGACTTCAGAGCGAGAGGATGGATTGAAAACTCAAAACAGTGGAGTATTTTGTACTTCATCCACATCTTGTATTGCTAGTGGCGCTGATAGAAACCTAAGGCAAGCGGATTTGCCATATTATGGCAAATTAGAAGACATCATTGAACTTAACTACTATGGTCGATTTTGGGTTACACTATTCAAGTGTAAATGGGATGACACAACTAGGGATAGGGGGTTTAGAATAGATGCATGTGGATTTTCTTCTGTTAATTTTTCACGATTGATTCATACTAGCGATCATGAAGAGGATGGTCCATACATTGAAGCTTCACAAGCTCAAATGTATATTATGTGGACGATGAGGTGA